One Drosophila teissieri strain GT53w chromosome X, Prin_Dtei_1.1, whole genome shotgun sequence genomic window, GTGGTGGTTTTCGCAGAATTCGCCGCATTCAGGGGAAACTTACCCCGAGAAGTGAGAAAGAGAGCAAGAGAGTGTGCAAGGACATCGGAGAAAGCACCGGTCGAGTACGGTAAAACGCCTGCGCTGCTCTCGCCCACAGCACGTGCAAATATTCTCATGCAATATGCCGgccgctctctttctctctgcaaatatgtgtatgtaatgtatatatgtgaGTATATGCTTGCGTGTAAGTATGTGTGGCTTTAACCCTCCTTGACCCGACCTTCTGTAACCGCCCAACATGAAGGTTAAAGTGCTTTAAAAGGCGCTTCGAGCACATTCCTAAAATATCTGCAGCATGCTCTCATTTCACTTGCGCACATACATAAGTAATAAAACATATAATTCAGCATTAATAACTTTATGAACTGcgttttgaaattttctttCGTTAAGCTTAGTTCGGTGACACTGAAAACTTATTAAAGGACCAGAGATATGGCATTAATTGCAGCATACTTATTGGggcaatttataaaattaatatctCTGTTGGCGCAAACGTGTGGTAGGTAAATCACCATTATCTCGACCATGCAAGGTTGGCCCAATTACAGAATGCCGTATCAGGCGCAATAATCGAAAACCTCGAGTGCCGAATGTCTGTAAACACGTTAATCAGGCGCTCTTCCTCTTCGCCTTTTCCATTTCGTGTAATTCCCTCGTCGAGTTTTCCATATCGTCAATGATCGTTCAAGGTCTGTGGTTCCATTCGGTTTCCAATTTTTCTACTCATCACTCAATCAGCGATGGCATTTATGATCACTGGAACacgcacatatgtatatgtacatacattcatatgtacatatgtttgttGATAAGAAAACACGCCTTCCAATGTCTTGGGATGATTAAAACTGCACAGATGCCAGGTGAAATACTTTATGATACCTATGTGCGCCATATAGGGCGTATCTTATCCAAACCCCCAACCTGCGTCACTAATTATAACTGACGCAAAACAAGCTGAATTTATAAACTAACTAGCTGAACAGCTTGAATATTACATGATAATTTAATTCCAAATGACTTCATCCACTTACTTTTGGGATTTACCGTCTGATATTTTGGTATATAGCATAAAAATGCGATGGTATATTGGCTATAAGCCGACGTAGTTGGTGGTAAAATGGAATCACGAGCAGAACGAGCTGGTTAATCTAATCTTCCCTGGCGCTTTATCGCCACAATGGCAATAGTAAAACGATCCATTCCGTTTCCTCGATAAGATTGCCACTGCGATTGCGTAATATCGCTCGGGaatattactttttatgcacatacatacatatcaaTGCCTCTGGCGCAAAAGCGGAAATGAGTTTAATATAGTAACGATGATGGATTCAGTTCTGATGGGGATCTCGGGGGATTTTGTATGTGCGCTTAGCCCCCCAAAAATTGATTCCATGTGATATCGATTTCGAAACTATGTCATTCCCAATTTCCGCGATCAAATGAAATTGCTTATTGTATGTTCTATGTATTCTATGTTTCGCATAGATAGCACAAATAAGGGCAAAAACCATGGCGAAGGCAAATCGGAGGAAAATGtaaaccgaaaacgaaactaaaattgcaaatgaatGCGAGGCGAGGTCATGGGCTTTAAAAAGTCAACAAGGCCAGGTGAtagatatttaaatttaacctaTTTTactgcatttattttaatcagtGGGGAACCAAATCATTAACTTTtatctaaaataataaaattttaatttgaatttggtGCGCATTTGAAAAACCGTTACCGAGGCGCCATCTGGCGTATTTTTGCGTCATGTGGCGCCACCTAGCGGTGTTATACATACTCTCCCCGATCTGGCAGCCCCGCAGATTCAAATTTATTCagatgttaaatattttaaataattggtcgttatatcataaaaataaGATGAATTGCTTTTCCCCTCGCCAGCAAAACGattgaatcaattgaattcatttattttgaatatcGGTATACTAGGTAAAGATAAATCTTAATGCACCCACAAATGTATTTGCCTTTCTATTCGTGTAGATTCAGTCGAATCACTGCTGCTGATCAATAAAACCATCAAACTAAATTCAATTGGGGTCACAAGAGTCTAAAATATGGGATTAGTCCGGGGGTTAGGGTACACgtgtataatataatatatatatatatttatcgtAAGTCTGAAGAGAAGGTTAAGATTACGAACATTGAGGAGCACACATAATCGAGTTCGCTTTTCGTAGGCCccacaaatttgaatttcctGTTGAATATTCTTGTTATCACAGACGCCCCAGCACATTCTTGATTCTCTTTCAGCCAATTCAGATCCCATTCGTTTTTTTGCAGGGAGATTTGGATCTGGAGTACTGGTTTCTACTTGGTGGTTACGGGTGTGCGTCAAAATTTCTACGCAAGTGTCACGTCAAATGGAAAAACATCTGCGAAATGGGGAGAAACGTAGAACCATCCGCTCGCCTTTGCCTCCTTTGCCCAAAGGACAGATGCTGTCCGCCACTCCGGATGCCCCAACATCATGCAGATCTCCGCCATCTGCCGGTCGCCTACAGGTGTGTCTGAGTGTTTTCTATGCTGGTATCTAGTGTTGCCTTAGACGGTAGACAAATCCACTCCCGCCCACCTAAGGCTTGGCAGTCTGGGCCTGGCCAGCGGTTATGCCACTGGCCGTGGGAGCGGCAGCCTCCGTTTCCTCGCCGGCCAACGTTTTGTTGAGGATCTGGTGGAAGTGCTCCCCGAACACGGCGTGGTTGTAGGACACCAGGCGACGGAACGAGGCGATAAATGCGACCAGCTCCTCCTGGTAGTCCGCGAATCCCGAGGGCGGCGGCGGAATACTGCCATTGGAGCGCAGCGTCACCCGCACATAGCCATCCAATCGCTTGGCTGAAAGGGATTCAAATGGATTAAATAGAATccttattttatatatagaaGTGAGCTTACCCATCAAACTGGGCACTGGCGACGACTTGTGGGCCAGCTTGAGCACCTGGTTCTTGAGCGCCGCCTGGTCGGCATCACTCATCGCGGGCATGTTCTCCTGCTCCAGGGCCTTGTTCACAAAGGAGCGAATTTGCTCGTAGCAGCTCTCGATGGCAGTGGCTACTTGGCTGTGAATTGGGATTGAAGAAGGGTTAAGTAAGCGCTTGGCTAGAGCATGGGGAATCTCACTCCTGGTTTTTGATGTCCTGCACAATGATGTCCAGCTGCTGGGCCAACTTGACGCGATTCTCGCGGCGCTGCGAAATTATGGGCGTGCTCTGGGCCACGGAGATGAGCGAGGCGCACAGGATCAAGCGCTGGGCACGCCAACTGAGGCCGGCAAAGCGCTCCTTATCGATGCGCAGCAGTTCCGGGAAATCCTTGTCGGCCGGATAGTCAATCAGCTGCATGTAGGCATTGTAAATGGTCTCATCTACGCTGCTGCCGGACCGGTGACGCTGCAGCCAATCCTCGGTGGCCGGAAAACCAACTGTAATGGCAATGGAATTCCAAATAAACTTATGATCGAGCACTTGTAGTTTTTGTGGCCGACAACCCACCATTTCCATGGAACTCGCGCAGATACTTGCTGAACTTCTCCTTCTCGTACTGCACAGAATTGGCGGCGATCTCGGTGCGAGCCAGGCCCAGCATAAAGTTGGCCATGTCCAGCTTCATTAGCGTCATCAGCTCGAGGATGCTGCGGAACGTGTCCACCACATCGTCGATCTCCCGCAGGGCGGCCACCGCTTCGTCCCTAGCTGGTGAACAGGAACGCGACAGGATGTTGATCACAAAGTTGGCATACGCCCGAAAGTCTAGGGTACCCCGCTCCGCCTGCTGGCGGATGACGGAATCATCCAGCACCTCGTTGATGTGGGCCAGGGCACGTTCGTTGTTGGGCGACAGCAGCTGGGGGAAGCACTCCTTGATCTCGGCCAGCAGCCGGATGGCCTGGTCATACGATGGCGGCTGGCGGTCCAGCTGCTGACGCAGCAGATCCCAGAACGCCTTGTGCACCATCTTCTTGATGGCGCCCTCCAAACTGGGTACATTAAAACGAAATGTTAATGGAATGGCCTCCATGTGTTGGCTGTTAGCATAGGCTTACCTATCCGAGGGCGGCTCGTACTTCTGCAGCTTGAAGTCCGGATTGAGGGCTATCTCGTGGGCCAGCTCCATGTTGCGCAGATTCTTGAACATGCTGGACACCTCGTCCAGGGTCACGATCTTTGGCGGAGTGCCATCCAAGCTGGGCAGCACGAAGCGCGTCATGCTGTCCACGGAACTCTCGCTGTCCGTCCGTAT contains:
- the LOC122624207 gene encoding T-complex protein 11-like protein 2, which gives rise to MDAQEKRSVQSGQSADQDEHEEHRIRTDSESSVDSMTRFVLPSLDGTPPKIVTLDEVSSMFKNLRNMELAHEIALNPDFKLQKYEPPSDSLEGAIKKMVHKAFWDLLRQQLDRQPPSYDQAIRLLAEIKECFPQLLSPNNERALAHINEVLDDSVIRQQAERGTLDFRAYANFVINILSRSCSPARDEAVAALREIDDVVDTFRSILELMTLMKLDMANFMLGLARTEIAANSVQYEKEKFSKYLREFHGNVGFPATEDWLQRHRSGSSVDETIYNAYMQLIDYPADKDFPELLRIDKERFAGLSWRAQRLILCASLISVAQSTPIISQRRENRVKLAQQLDIIVQDIKNQDQVATAIESCYEQIRSFVNKALEQENMPAMSDADQAALKNQVLKLAHKSSPVPSLMAKRLDGYVRVTLRSNGSIPPPPSGFADYQEELVAFIASFRRLVSYNHAVFGEHFHQILNKTLAGEETEAAAPTASGITAGQAQTAKP